A stretch of the Cetobacterium somerae ATCC BAA-474 genome encodes the following:
- a CDS encoding pirin family protein has product MLIKKFKSHMGESRYDWLYSVHHFSFAEYYDSNNLGIGPLRVINDDIIAPHTGFETHPHKNMEILTYILKGVITHKDSINNESKKVAKGSVQYMSAGSGVSHSEFNEEDESVEIAQIWIIPNKMDYEPNYGQVDFKWEDRVNKFLLIASGEKEAPIKINQNINIFALYLEKDKKIKFSPKKGFGYYIAFFEGETEIDGLLGKRYEAIMGDEEIEIKSLENSHMLIFEIKKNN; this is encoded by the coding sequence ATGTTAATAAAAAAATTTAAAAGTCATATGGGTGAAAGTAGATACGATTGGTTGTACTCTGTTCATCATTTTTCCTTTGCAGAATACTATGATTCTAATAATTTGGGAATTGGGCCTTTAAGAGTTATAAATGATGATATTATAGCTCCACACACAGGATTTGAAACTCATCCTCATAAAAATATGGAAATATTAACTTATATATTAAAAGGAGTTATAACTCATAAAGATAGTATTAATAATGAGAGTAAAAAAGTTGCTAAAGGTTCTGTTCAATATATGAGTGCAGGAAGTGGAGTATCTCATTCAGAATTCAATGAAGAGGATGAGTCAGTTGAGATTGCTCAAATATGGATAATTCCTAATAAAATGGATTATGAACCAAATTATGGACAGGTCGATTTTAAATGGGAAGATAGAGTAAATAAATTTTTATTGATAGCTTCTGGTGAAAAAGAAGCTCCTATAAAAATAAATCAAAATATAAATATATTTGCATTATATTTAGAGAAAGATAAAAAAATAAAATTTTCTCCTAAAAAAGGATTTGGTTATTATATAGCATTTTTTGAAGGAGAAACAGAAATAGATGGATTACTTGGAAAAAGGTATGAAGCTATAATGGGAGATGAAGAAATAGAAATCAAATCTTTAGAAAATTCACATATGTTAATTTTTGAAATTAAGAAAAATAATTAA
- a CDS encoding YwbE family protein codes for MTGKNRKDIKAGLRVMIVKKEDQRTGKLTEGVVKDILTNSSTHPHGIKVRLQDGTVGRVQEIKSI; via the coding sequence ATGACTGGAAAAAATAGAAAAGATATTAAAGCAGGATTAAGAGTTATGATAGTAAAAAAAGAAGATCAACGAACTGGAAAGCTTACTGAAGGAGTTGTTAAAGATATTCTTACAAACTCTAGTACACACCCCCACGGAATAAAAGTTAGACTTCAAGATGGAACTGTTGGTAGAGTCCAAGAAATCAAAAGTATTTAA
- a CDS encoding YbhB/YbcL family Raf kinase inhibitor-like protein has translation MKKNILVTLSALSISAFGFTLESNSIENGYIKEKYGKHGTQNLNGMPSLSFPLEWKNAPKNTKSYALVMEDFDAIPVTGFSWIHWIAIIPKTTTKLQENASLENKEIIQGVNSWISSMGRLNKSDASHFGGPAPPDTDYTYNITIYALDKEINLQSGFYLNELYTNMDGHILDKVTLKAKYKK, from the coding sequence ATGAAAAAAAATATTTTAGTAACATTAAGTGCTTTATCTATTTCAGCTTTTGGATTTACTTTAGAAAGTAATAGTATAGAAAATGGATATATAAAAGAAAAATATGGTAAACATGGAACTCAAAATCTAAATGGTATGCCTAGTTTATCTTTTCCTTTAGAATGGAAAAATGCTCCTAAAAATACTAAAAGTTATGCTTTAGTTATGGAAGATTTTGATGCTATTCCTGTTACAGGATTTTCTTGGATACATTGGATTGCAATTATTCCTAAAACAACTACTAAACTTCAAGAAAATGCTAGCTTAGAAAATAAAGAGATTATTCAAGGTGTTAATAGCTGGATCTCTTCTATGGGAAGATTAAATAAAAGTGATGCCTCACATTTTGGAGGTCCTGCACCACCAGATACAGATTATACTTATAACATTACTATCTATGCTCTAGACAAAGAGATTAATTTACAATCTGGATTTTATTTAAACGAACTTTATACTAACATGGATGGCCATATTCTTGATAAAGTTACATTAAAAGCTAAATATAAAAAATAA
- a CDS encoding winged helix-turn-helix transcriptional regulator, giving the protein MREITCPLEAVFFILRGKWTPIILWRMRLGNQRLTDLKKDIIGCNEKMLIQHLNDMIEHGLLEKIEYNVYPKHTEYRLTEFGKEIIPTFAKFQELGIKYLQKSALLTDDK; this is encoded by the coding sequence ATGAGAGAAATAACTTGTCCTTTAGAAGCTGTTTTCTTTATCCTAAGAGGAAAATGGACCCCTATTATTTTATGGAGAATGCGTTTAGGAAACCAACGTCTAACTGATTTAAAAAAAGATATTATTGGTTGTAATGAAAAAATGTTAATCCAACACTTAAATGATATGATTGAACATGGACTTTTAGAAAAAATTGAATATAATGTTTATCCAAAACATACCGAATATAGATTGACCGAGTTTGGAAAAGAGATAATCCCTACTTTTGCAAAATTTCAAGAGTTAGGAATTAAATACTTACAAAAAAGTGCATTATTAACAGATGATAAATAG
- a CDS encoding FMN-binding protein translates to MKKILIFSFLISTLTFSSESIGVGKDDKYGYEIKLKLEKDSNGKIKNIEILEDNTKKSISRKALPKLIAEAKIKNSADIDSIAGATYTSDVFKKALKAALENTK, encoded by the coding sequence ATGAAAAAAATATTAATCTTTAGTTTCTTAATTTCAACTCTAACCTTTAGTAGTGAATCTATTGGAGTTGGTAAAGATGATAAGTACGGATATGAAATAAAATTAAAATTAGAAAAAGATTCAAATGGAAAGATTAAAAATATTGAAATTCTAGAAGACAATACTAAAAAAAGTATTTCTAGAAAAGCACTTCCTAAATTAATAGCTGAAGCAAAAATTAAAAATTCAGCAGATATAGATTCAATTGCTGGAGCCACATACACATCTGATGTTTTTAAAAAGGCTTTAAAAGCTGCTCTTGAAAATACCAAGTAA
- a CDS encoding peroxiredoxin-like family protein → MNILEKKLSERRESAKNRISPEILSKMLEATQSLKNSELEKETFNIGDKIEDTILLNNLGDKVSIMDVLGKQPAIISFYRGTWCPYCNLELSTYNELLKDKNKIKMIAISPERPESSINVENLNFEVLSDIDNKFAKKLNLTFDITETIEDIYDGFGINLEKSQGKKSRLLPIPATYIIDSSGVIVYAYIDADYTKRAEPKDVIDKYLELIK, encoded by the coding sequence GTGAATATTCTTGAAAAAAAATTATCAGAAAGAAGAGAGTCAGCTAAAAATAGGATAAGTCCAGAAATATTATCTAAAATGTTAGAAGCTACTCAAAGTTTAAAAAATAGTGAATTAGAAAAAGAGACATTTAATATTGGAGATAAAATAGAAGATACTATTTTGTTAAATAATTTAGGAGACAAAGTATCTATAATGGATGTTTTAGGAAAACAACCAGCAATTATAAGTTTTTATAGAGGGACTTGGTGTCCATATTGTAATTTAGAATTATCTACATACAATGAGTTATTAAAGGATAAAAATAAAATTAAAATGATAGCAATCTCTCCAGAAAGACCAGAGAGTTCTATTAATGTCGAAAATCTCAATTTTGAAGTTCTTTCAGATATTGATAATAAGTTTGCTAAAAAATTAAATCTGACATTTGATATAACTGAAACAATTGAAGATATTTATGATGGATTTGGAATTAATTTAGAAAAATCTCAAGGGAAGAAAAGTAGACTCCTTCCAATTCCTGCAACTTATATAATAGATTCATCAGGAGTTATTGTGTATGCTTATATAGATGCTGATTATACAAAAAGGGCAGAACCAAAAGATGTTATAGATAAGTATTTAGAACTTATAAAATAA
- a CDS encoding helix-turn-helix domain-containing protein — MPFLFPPTFIHNLSFKIFTWIENSSTIAEVKKIDEDIIKEYSKLCLFHNEKYNTYSLNIKNALLFIDINKDNPISLSEVADFVSLNPDYLSRLFKKEVGINFKDYIQKIKVDLAINYLENTNLKISEIAFKLDYCNIENFSKIFKKYQNVTPAKFKKTWKLLI; from the coding sequence ATCCCTTTTTTATTTCCTCCAACTTTCATTCATAATTTATCTTTTAAAATTTTTACCTGGATTGAAAATTCATCTACAATAGCTGAAGTTAAAAAAATTGATGAGGATATCATAAAAGAATATTCTAAGCTTTGTCTTTTTCATAATGAAAAATATAATACCTATAGTTTAAATATAAAAAATGCCCTACTTTTTATTGATATAAATAAAGATAACCCTATTAGTTTAAGTGAAGTTGCTGATTTTGTTTCACTTAATCCTGATTATCTTTCAAGATTGTTTAAAAAAGAAGTCGGTATAAATTTTAAAGACTATATTCAAAAAATAAAAGTAGATTTGGCTATAAACTACCTTGAAAATACAAATTTAAAAATATCTGAAATAGCTTTTAAGTTAGATTATTGTAATATTGAAAATTTTTCTAAAATTTTTAAAAAATATCAAAATGTTACTCCAGCTAAATTTAAAAAAACTTGGAAACTTCTAATATAA
- a CDS encoding GNAT family N-acetyltransferase: MIRKATEIDIQKIMEIISVTIKEMKTYNNTQWDESYPQAINFSKDIDAGDLYVDELNDEIRGFVCINCIEPAEYDHIDWQSLEKAMIVHRMAVNPNFRNQGVGLSLLKFSEELALENGVSYLKTDTYSINDKMNSLFKKFGFQLAGEMEFLGKEKPFYCYDKVISKK, from the coding sequence GTGATAAGAAAAGCAACAGAGATAGATATTCAAAAAATAATGGAGATTATATCAGTAACAATTAAAGAGATGAAAACTTATAATAATACTCAGTGGGATGAAAGCTACCCACAAGCGATAAACTTTTCAAAAGACATAGATGCTGGTGATTTATATGTGGATGAGTTAAATGATGAAATAAGAGGCTTTGTTTGTATAAATTGCATAGAACCTGCTGAGTATGACCATATTGATTGGCAATCTTTAGAAAAGGCTATGATTGTTCATAGAATGGCAGTGAATCCAAACTTTAGAAATCAAGGGGTAGGACTTTCATTATTAAAGTTTTCAGAGGAGCTAGCATTGGAAAATGGGGTTTCATACCTCAAAACGGATACATATTCAATAAACGATAAGATGAACTCTCTTTTTAAAAAATTTGGATTTCAATTAGCTGGGGAAATGGAATTTTTAGGAAAGGAAAAACCATTTTATTGCTATGATAAAGTTATTTCTAAAAAATAG
- a CDS encoding YbaK/EbsC family protein, giving the protein MAIEKVREYFKEFGIENRIQEFEVSSATVELAAEALQCEPCRIAKTLSFVVNENPILIVTAGDTKIDNSKYKEQFKSKAKMLKFDEVLETIGHDVGGVCPFGINENIDIYLDDSLKRFKTVFPACGSSNSAIELTIEEIEKYTPFISWIDVCKK; this is encoded by the coding sequence ATGGCAATTGAAAAAGTTAGAGAGTATTTTAAAGAGTTTGGAATTGAAAATAGAATTCAAGAGTTTGAGGTATCAAGTGCCACAGTGGAGTTAGCAGCTGAAGCTTTACAGTGCGAACCGTGTAGAATAGCAAAAACACTTTCTTTTGTTGTTAATGAAAATCCAATTTTAATTGTAACTGCTGGAGATACAAAAATTGATAACTCAAAATATAAGGAGCAATTTAAATCCAAAGCTAAAATGTTAAAATTTGATGAGGTGTTAGAGACTATAGGCCATGATGTTGGCGGAGTTTGTCCATTTGGAATTAATGAAAATATAGATATATATTTAGATGATTCCTTAAAGAGATTTAAAACAGTATTTCCAGCTTGTGGAAGCAGTAATAGTGCAATTGAACTAACAATAGAAGAGATAGAAAAATATACACCTTTTATTTCATGGATTGATGTGTGCAAAAAATAA
- a CDS encoding GNAT family N-acetyltransferase, giving the protein MDKEYKIISERLKFREIAEDDFDSIYNILKDKEIMYAWGHGFSKKETMEWIEKNRVRYKNEGYSYFSVFEKETKKIIGLIGPLIEDINGEKHIGVAYILDKRYWGFGYATEGVSACIKYAFDFLHVNKVIAEIRPENINSCRVAERAGMKIEGKFVKVYKGEEMLHLIYSILKEDRNE; this is encoded by the coding sequence ATGGATAAGGAATACAAAATTATTAGTGAAAGATTAAAGTTTAGAGAGATTGCTGAAGATGATTTTGATTCAATATATAACATTTTAAAAGATAAAGAGATTATGTATGCATGGGGACATGGATTTTCTAAAAAAGAAACTATGGAATGGATTGAAAAAAATAGAGTTCGTTATAAAAATGAGGGATATAGTTATTTTTCTGTTTTTGAAAAGGAAACAAAAAAAATTATTGGACTAATTGGACCTTTAATAGAGGATATCAATGGGGAAAAACATATAGGAGTAGCTTATATATTGGATAAGAGATATTGGGGATTTGGTTATGCTACAGAAGGTGTAAGTGCTTGTATAAAATATGCTTTTGATTTTTTACATGTTAATAAAGTAATTGCTGAAATTAGACCTGAAAATATTAACTCTTGTAGAGTGGCTGAAAGAGCTGGGATGAAGATTGAAGGGAAATTTGTAAAAGTTTATAAAGGTGAAGAGATGCTTCATTTGATTTACAGTATTTTAAAAGAAGATAGAAATGAATAA
- a CDS encoding ABC transporter substrate-binding protein, producing the protein MKKIILSGILLGSLALVGCGKEKEKNIIIGTPSRIKKLDPMVSNDIPSLLVTNQIFETFLYYENKELKSNVLDKYIFVNDTLELTPKKDLKFSNGDSVTIEDFKNSLERTLTHPGCKFLTGNIETIKINGDKIVITFKVATPSILNNMTYPMIVLLKETDKGLVGTGSFKLDKEDIDTIELSPNNYSKNPGKNKIIFRAIPEDNARTMALEAEEIQINTNVPPVDKKLVKSKGIEVIETPSVTTEMVWFNNEKLTLEERVKISKAINKRDLIATSLEGSGTIATSMIPETSYGFSPNTKEIEVEDVKIDRTLKIILNDVGTRKTNAQIIQANLKEVGIESEIIILDWAKYLDSSAKGEHDLLLGGWVNGTFDAEGVLYPLFHSQNAPEAGRRTMCSILF; encoded by the coding sequence ATGAAAAAAATTATTTTGTCTGGAATTTTATTAGGAAGTTTAGCATTGGTAGGTTGTGGAAAAGAAAAGGAAAAAAATATTATAATAGGAACACCATCTAGAATAAAAAAATTAGATCCTATGGTATCTAATGATATTCCTTCACTGCTTGTAACTAATCAAATTTTTGAAACATTTTTATACTACGAAAATAAAGAGTTAAAGTCTAATGTACTTGATAAATACATCTTTGTAAACGACACTTTGGAACTTACTCCAAAAAAAGATTTAAAATTTTCTAATGGAGATTCTGTTACTATTGAAGATTTTAAAAATAGTCTTGAGAGAACTTTAACTCATCCTGGATGCAAATTTCTAACTGGAAATATTGAAACTATAAAGATAAATGGAGATAAAATTGTAATTACTTTTAAAGTTGCTACACCTTCAATTTTAAATAATATGACATATCCAATGATTGTTCTTTTAAAAGAAACTGATAAAGGATTAGTTGGAACTGGTTCTTTCAAATTAGATAAAGAGGATATTGATACCATTGAATTATCACCAAATAATTATTCTAAAAATCCTGGGAAAAATAAAATCATATTTAGAGCTATTCCTGAAGATAATGCTAGAACAATGGCTTTAGAAGCCGAAGAAATCCAAATCAACACCAATGTTCCTCCTGTTGATAAAAAACTAGTAAAAAGCAAAGGAATAGAGGTTATTGAAACGCCCTCTGTAACTACAGAAATGGTTTGGTTTAATAATGAAAAATTAACTTTAGAAGAAAGAGTAAAAATATCTAAAGCAATAAATAAAAGAGATTTAATAGCTACTTCTTTAGAAGGAAGTGGAACTATTGCAACATCTATGATTCCTGAAACTTCGTATGGTTTTTCTCCAAACACAAAGGAAATAGAAGTAGAAGATGTTAAAATAGATCGTACCTTAAAAATTATTTTAAATGATGTTGGAACTAGAAAAACAAATGCTCAAATAATCCAGGCTAATTTAAAAGAAGTTGGAATTGAATCTGAAATTATAATTTTAGATTGGGCTAAATATTTAGATTCTTCAGCTAAAGGGGAGCACGATCTTCTTCTTGGAGGATGGGTTAACGGAACTTTTGATGCTGAAGGAGTTTTATATCCTTTGTTCCACTCTCAAAACGCTCCTGAAGCAGGAAGAAGAACAATGTGTTCGATTCTCTTTTAG
- a CDS encoding cold-shock protein, producing the protein MKGTVKWFNEEKGFGFITGEDGKDVFAHFSQIKKDGFKSLKENEEVEFDVVKGDRGLQAENIVSAK; encoded by the coding sequence ATGAAAGGTACAGTAAAATGGTTTAACGAAGAAAAAGGATTTGGATTTATCACTGGTGAGGACGGGAAAGATGTATTCGCACACTTCTCTCAAATCAAAAAAGACGGATTCAAGTCTTTAAAAGAAAACGAAGAAGTAGAATTCGATGTTGTTAAAGGTGACAGAGGATTACAAGCTGAGAACATTGTTTCTGCAAAGTAA
- the add gene encoding adenosine deaminase, protein MNFEKLPKIELHCHLDGSVRPETIIELAKIEGVDLPTSNIEKIKNILIAPMECTSLNEYLERFQVPVAIMQSKESLKRVAYELMEDSAKENIKYIEIRFAPLLHTNKGLTSEDIIQSVLEGIKEGEKNYDIKGNLILSFLRHMPAETIYEVIEIGKKYLGQGVVAIDLCASEEKGFCEKFIKPFLLGKNYGYRVTIHAGETGIGKNVFDAIQTLGAERIGHGIHIKNCKEAYELVKEKNIFLEMCPTSNVQTKAVNSFDAHPILDFHRDGIKVTINTDNRTVSNTTLTNECHVIKENFEIDLDTYKNIYFNSVDAAFTDCQTKEKLKNLLKELD, encoded by the coding sequence ATGAACTTTGAAAAATTACCTAAAATAGAGTTACACTGTCACTTAGATGGAAGTGTAAGACCTGAAACAATAATTGAGTTAGCAAAAATAGAAGGTGTTGACCTACCCACTTCCAACATTGAAAAAATAAAAAATATTTTAATTGCTCCTATGGAATGTACATCTTTAAATGAATATTTAGAAAGATTCCAAGTTCCTGTAGCTATTATGCAATCAAAGGAAAGTTTAAAAAGAGTTGCATATGAGTTAATGGAGGATTCAGCAAAAGAAAATATAAAATATATTGAAATTAGATTTGCTCCACTACTACATACAAATAAAGGATTAACTTCTGAAGATATTATTCAAAGTGTTTTAGAAGGAATAAAAGAAGGCGAAAAAAATTATGATATAAAAGGGAATTTAATCCTATCTTTTCTAAGACATATGCCAGCAGAAACAATTTACGAAGTTATTGAAATTGGAAAAAAATACTTAGGACAAGGAGTTGTTGCAATAGATTTGTGTGCTAGTGAAGAAAAAGGATTTTGTGAAAAATTCATTAAACCGTTTTTATTAGGAAAAAATTATGGATACAGAGTTACAATTCATGCTGGAGAAACGGGAATAGGTAAAAATGTTTTTGATGCAATTCAAACTCTTGGAGCAGAAAGAATTGGGCATGGAATTCATATTAAAAATTGTAAAGAAGCTTATGAACTAGTAAAAGAAAAAAATATTTTTCTAGAGATGTGTCCAACTAGCAACGTTCAAACTAAAGCTGTGAACTCTTTTGATGCTCATCCTATTTTAGATTTTCATAGAGATGGTATCAAAGTGACAATAAATACAGATAATAGAACTGTGTCTAATACAACTTTAACTAATGAGTGTCATGTTATAAAAGAAAATTTTGAAATTGATTTAGATACCTATAAAAATATTTATTTTAATAGTGTTGATGCGGCTTTCACAGATTGTCAAACTAAAGAAAAATTAAAAAATTTACTAAAAGAGTTAGATTAA
- a CDS encoding DUF1971 domain-containing protein: MKCNCEKEKIDLKRLNPDIEGDASEVIEEEIQEIIEDGKLADIKLYDNLIFPEGLEKVGETPWMNEQNVFPDILKKHMAPKDKLGYLIVKKGELEFVWEDEKGKVYTVDAKHPLIIYPERYHHVILKGPVELKIKFYKFDVDRVKDMSALRPGEEFIKK; the protein is encoded by the coding sequence ATGAAATGTAACTGTGAAAAAGAAAAAATAGATTTAAAAAGATTAAATCCAGATATTGAAGGGGATGCTAGTGAAGTTATTGAAGAGGAGATACAAGAAATAATTGAGGATGGGAAGTTGGCAGATATAAAACTTTATGATAATTTAATTTTTCCAGAGGGATTGGAAAAAGTTGGAGAAACACCGTGGATGAATGAACAAAATGTTTTCCCAGATATCTTGAAAAAACATATGGCTCCAAAGGATAAGCTAGGTTATCTTATTGTAAAAAAAGGTGAGCTTGAGTTTGTATGGGAAGATGAAAAAGGAAAAGTTTATACAGTAGATGCAAAACATCCTCTTATTATTTATCCAGAAAGATACCATCACGTTATTTTAAAAGGGCCAGTTGAACTTAAAATAAAATTTTATAAATTTGATGTAGATAGAGTTAAAGATATGAGTGCTCTTAGACCAGGAGAGGAATTTATAAAAAAATAA
- the treR gene encoding trehalose operon repressor — MAKSRYLEIYNFIKENINNGTYLPEEKIPSENQLKDIFSVSRNTVRKAIDLLASDGLLSSVHGKGVFVMKKIPVNFLLGGTESFKEASLKNSLKYKTSIPIFETLIVNEELNKKTHFPIGETIYHIIRIREISDEKVILDDNYFLKEIVEGLTASIAMDSIYEFLENKKGIKINGAQKIISVEPPNEEDKKYLDLRGNNLVAIVKNFAYLDNGTLFEYTESHHRSDKFVFSSYAKR, encoded by the coding sequence ATGGCTAAAAGCAGATATTTAGAAATCTACAACTTTATTAAGGAAAATATAAATAATGGAACTTATCTACCAGAAGAAAAAATTCCATCTGAAAATCAATTGAAGGATATTTTTTCAGTTAGTAGAAATACAGTTCGAAAAGCTATCGATCTTTTGGCAAGTGATGGACTTTTGAGTTCAGTTCATGGGAAGGGAGTTTTTGTTATGAAAAAAATTCCTGTTAATTTTTTATTAGGTGGAACTGAGAGCTTTAAAGAAGCTTCTTTAAAAAATAGTTTAAAGTATAAAACATCCATTCCAATTTTTGAAACTCTAATTGTTAATGAGGAACTAAATAAAAAAACTCATTTTCCCATTGGTGAAACTATTTATCATATTATTAGAATACGAGAAATTAGTGACGAAAAAGTTATTTTAGATGATAACTATTTCTTAAAAGAGATTGTTGAAGGATTAACTGCTTCAATTGCTATGGATTCTATATATGAATTTTTAGAAAATAAAAAAGGGATTAAAATAAATGGAGCTCAAAAAATAATCTCTGTTGAACCTCCTAATGAAGAGGATAAAAAATATTTAGATTTAAGAGGAAATAATCTTGTAGCTATTGTTAAAAACTTTGCTTACTTAGATAATGGAACTCTTTTTGAATATACTGAGTCTCACCATAGAAGTGATAAATTTGTTTTTAGTAGTTATGCTAAAAGATGA
- the treP gene encoding PTS system trehalose-specific EIIBC component, with the protein MGKYEKEAKEILDLIGGKNNLISATHCVTRLRLVLKDESLVKKVELENNSLVKGCFSTSGQFQIIIGNQVKDLYKDFVIAAGISEATKEETKVAANEKMGRLQKIVGGFAEIFTPLLPVIIAGGLILGFRNIIGDLAIFGDGSQTLTSLNPKLAELHSFLWILGEAIFHFLPVGVTWSTVKKYGGTEILGIVLGITLVSPQLMNAYGYATAQATGTIPFWDFGFITIEKVGYQAQVIPAMLAGVFMAKMELFLRKYLSEILKMILLPFLVLFTTVVVSYLVIGPVSRELGNYIAAIFNILLTGPFRVFGSILFGMLYAPLVITGVHHTFLAVDLQLIAQGGTMIWPMIALSNIAQGSAAVTIMFLNRKDEKLKSLSLSSAISAWLGVTEPAMFGVNLRFMYPFYGALIGSALAAIYSTLTGVLANSIGIGGLPAFLAIQPKFWINYIIAMSIAFVIPIIATYLLSKGRFAKK; encoded by the coding sequence ATGGGTAAATATGAAAAGGAAGCTAAAGAGATATTAGATTTAATCGGTGGAAAAAATAATCTAATTAGTGCAACTCACTGTGTGACTAGACTTAGGTTAGTTTTAAAAGATGAAAGTTTAGTAAAAAAAGTAGAGCTTGAAAATAATTCTTTGGTAAAGGGGTGTTTTTCAACCTCAGGACAATTTCAAATAATAATTGGAAATCAAGTTAAAGATTTATATAAAGATTTTGTGATAGCTGCAGGAATTTCAGAGGCAACTAAAGAGGAAACAAAAGTTGCTGCTAATGAAAAAATGGGAAGATTACAAAAAATTGTTGGTGGATTTGCAGAAATATTTACGCCACTTCTTCCAGTTATTATTGCAGGTGGATTGATATTAGGGTTCAGAAATATAATTGGAGATTTAGCAATATTCGGAGATGGAAGCCAAACTTTAACAAGTTTAAATCCTAAATTAGCAGAACTTCATAGTTTTTTATGGATTTTAGGTGAAGCTATATTCCACTTTTTACCAGTAGGAGTAACATGGTCTACAGTAAAAAAATATGGAGGAACAGAGATTTTGGGAATTGTTTTAGGAATAACATTAGTTTCTCCACAACTTATGAATGCTTATGGGTATGCCACAGCTCAAGCTACAGGAACAATACCTTTCTGGGATTTTGGATTTATAACTATTGAAAAAGTTGGGTACCAAGCTCAAGTTATTCCAGCTATGTTAGCGGGAGTCTTTATGGCAAAAATGGAACTTTTCTTAAGAAAGTATCTTTCTGAAATTTTAAAAATGATACTACTGCCATTTCTAGTTTTGTTTACAACTGTTGTTGTTTCATATTTGGTTATTGGCCCAGTGTCTCGTGAGCTAGGAAATTATATTGCAGCAATATTTAATATTTTATTAACTGGTCCTTTTAGAGTGTTTGGTTCAATACTTTTTGGAATGCTTTACGCTCCATTAGTTATAACAGGAGTTCATCATACATTCTTGGCTGTAGATTTACAGTTAATTGCTCAAGGTGGAACAATGATTTGGCCAATGATAGCTTTAAGTAATATAGCTCAAGGATCAGCAGCTGTGACAATTATGTTTTTAAATAGAAAGGATGAAAAATTAAAATCTTTATCTTTATCATCAGCAATATCAGCATGGTTAGGAGTTACTGAGCCAGCTATGTTTGGGGTAAACTTAAGATTTATGTATCCTTTTTATGGAGCATTAATTGGTTCTGCACTTGCAGCTATTTATTCAACTTTAACAGGAGTTTTAGCAAACTCAATAGGAATAGGTGGACTTCCAGCATTTTTAGCTATTCAGCCTAAATTTTGGATAAACTATATTATAGCCATGTCAATAGCTTTTGTTATACCAATTATAGCTACTTATTTATTGAGTAAAGGAAGATTTGCAAAAAAATAA